The stretch of DNA TCCTCAAAGTATCAATCCTTTTTGCCAATTGTGGTAAGCCAGGATTATAAGTTAAGGATTGCGTACAATTTATCGGTTGCCCCCAGGTAATTCCATTATCCGACGACCATACCATATAAAAATCCCACCAGTTTGCCGGACCACTTCCCATATTCCTTGACCTGCAATACAAAACTGCACAATAGTTTCCACCCGTTGCAATCGTGGGATAGAAACATATGGTATCACGAAGGCAGACAAGTAATGCTGGTGACACGCCTGATGCATAAGAAACATATATCCGATTGGTATTATCGCTTTCAGAATAGGCATCGAAGACAATCCTCGGTTCACCATTATCGGTCAATGCCATCTGCATATAGCCGATACTCAATGAGTCGGCTAAAGGTATTGACCATTGCTGAGGTGGTGCCCAGTTTATACCATCTATGGTGGTGCGATAATAGATTGATGAGTCAGAAAGGCTTCTATAGAAGATACAAAATGTCCCCCCATTACAATCACAACCAACATAGGAGGCATTTGTGGCAATGGAAGTAGAGGCGATTAACTGTGTCAGGTCTTTATTCCATGTGTACGCGAGGATTGCATTATTTATAGTGAGCCCGATGAAAATGAGATTTGAGTCGGGGAGTTGTTTACCGATCACCTTGTGAACATCTAAATCGCCATTCCCCACATCAACTGGTGAACCGGTAATCTTCTGTGCACCCATCCCACCCCAGGCACCAGATATCAAAAACGGAAATGAGATGTAAAGACCAACACCAGCAATTGCCGTAGGATAACGGGCAGGTCCTAATTGTCCTTGATAGGTCAATTCGGTGGCAAAGTTTGAGAGGTTGCCCGAAGTGCAGGTGGTATTGAGATAATTGGAATTTACAAAACCCCGATCGACGATTAGTATAGTATCAAGCAGCGGACTATAACTGATGCTTTCGTGATTTTGCAAAAAGAGTGTATAACCATTGGCACTTGAATCCACACAGATGTGGATATCCTGGGCAAGGCAGAGCCCTGCGCTTATTAACATTACACATAATATATTTTTCATATCAACCTCCTTTTTATTCTCCGGTGAAAACCAGAGAAACGAGATGGATACTTAAATGTAGTGGCTGAGCTTGCTCGACAATTTAAAGCGCAAACCTGAAGGTTTGCCCTCCATTTTATCGCAACCCGAAGGTTGCGCTACATTCAATAGAAAGACCATGCGCAGGCTAAAGCCTGCGGCTACCAGAAATTTTCTCGGCACTATGTTTTTTGTTCCGGTGCCACCGGGCTCCTCGCAAGGCTAAAGCCTTGTCCTACAAGTCCGGTTGCGGAGCAATTTTAAACAAATCTTGCAAACTCCGCATAGAAAAAGCCGAAAGAATCTTTATTAAAATCGGCAATAAAATACCGTTGGTCATTTTCTTGTGATATAAGATAAGATAAGATAAGATAAGATAAGACATACTCACCCTATACAATATTTTAATTTTTTTTTGTAAAAAGTCAAGAGGTAAATGCAGAGTTTCAAGACATGGTATCCACCCTAAAAGAATATTCTGGGTTGAAAAGATAAAAAAATTTATTAATATATATAAATGCTCAGCAAAAAATTTTTTAAAATGCGGGAGGTAATATGATAATCGATGAGAACTATTACCAGCGCATTTTAGATTCGAAATGCCCAAGCGCCATTCGCAAACAAATTGTGGAGTTTTATAATCTCACCAAGAATATTTCGTTGGTAAGGTGCGAAATACCCTAAGATTTAAAAACATTTATCCGCAGGCTAAAGTCTGTGCCTAATTTTTTTTACCGGTTACCCTGCGGTCCCTCAGGTTTGCTTTTTTTGCAAGGCTGAAGCCTCGCCCTACATTAGAATTATTTTTTGTCGAGAAAAAAATGGAGGAAACCCAGGTCAGCAGTATTGACAAATGATGCTTGTAGTATATAATTGGCGGTGAACAGGATATCCGTTGTACTGTTTTTGACCACAATTCTTACCTACCCGGCTGAATATGGCACAATCAAGGGATTTGTATCCGATGCGGAAAACGGCGAAAAACTCAGTTATGCAGATGTTATTTTGAAGAATACTACAATGGGCACGAGCACCGATGAAAAGGGGTATTACTACATTTCGCGTATCCCTGAAGGCAAATATACAGTTGTATTTTCTTATCTTGGTTATGAACCAGTTTTAAAAGAGATTGAGATAAAATCCAGGCAGGTTTTGACATTGAATGTGGAATTAAAACCATCAGCGATTGAAATGCCCGGTGTTGTAGTATCTGCGGAGCGGGAAAGATTTGAAAAGAGTGTGGAGGTGAGCCATATCACATTTACCCAGCGGGAGATAAAGTCGGTACCTGGCCTTTTTGAATCGGATTTGATAAAGACATTGCAGTTGATGCCAGGTGTTATAGGAATGCATGATTTATCAAGCAAATTATATGTGCGGGGTGGAAGTCCGGATGAGAATTTGGTTTTGCTTGATGGCATAATAATTTATAATCCCACAACCCATTTATTCGGACTTTTTTCCACATTCCAGCCCGATGCTGTGAAAGAGGCAGAATTATATGCAGGTGGGTTCCCAGCAAAATACGGTGATAGATTATCTGCAGTACTTGATGTGACAACCAAAGAAGGTAATTCAAAAAAATATGAAGGCAATGCGAGTGTGGGTTTGATAACATCTAAATTACTCTTTGAAGGTCCGATCCCCAAAGGTTCTTTTCTCTTCAGTGGCAGAAGGACATATTTTGATGCCTTAATTTGGGGATATGCCCATATCTTTAATAAAGACATTGAACTCCCTTATTATTTTTATGATGGTGTGGGGAAGGTTAATTATAATCCATCCAGTGAAAATAGATTTACAATCACTGGATTTGGTGGCGCAGATGTCATTTCATTCTCCGGAGGCGGCCCGCCATCAGATAAGGTAGATCTAATCTGGGGAAATCGTGGTATATCGGGAAAATGGCGGCGGGTGTTTTCACCGAAACTATATGGCGAAATCCTTGGTGTCTGGAGCAATTTCTTTACTGATTTAAGATACATTGTTTACTATGATTCAACCGCAAATCTGCGATTATATGAGAAGATACAGAGTTTGACCGGCAAGTGCGACTTTTCTTATATTTATAGCGAGCAGCATACACTTGATTTTGGATTTCAGGAAGAAAATCTTGGTGTTAAGCAGCACTGGGAGGTTGAAGAGGGAACATTCGGACCACCTAAGCAGAGTTCTAATCTCGTTGCAGTTTATCTCCAGGATAAATGGCAGGTGATAAAGCCAATTCTCTATATCCAGCCGGGGATAAGATTAATCTACTATAATCAGGGCAATCGGTTTCTGTATAATCCCAGATTAGGGATGAAATATCGTTACAGAGAAAATTCAGCATTAAATGTTTCAATGGGAAAATATAATCAGTGCTTGATAACTATAAATAGTCAGGAATCTTATTTTTCTATTTTTGATTTCTGGCGACCGGTTGATAGCACGCATCATCCGCCAGTGGGTTATCATTTTATAGCGGGAATTGAACGATGGCTGGGTGAAGGGACAAATTTCAATATTGAAGGGTATTACAAGAAATACTACAATCTATTGATACCCCGCGAAGAAGATATGTTTTTCAGTGTGCCCACTGAAAGTTTGCGTGTCGGGAATGGCTATGCAACAGGTGTAGATATCTTTCTTAAAAAAAGTTTTAAAGATTATTTTGGCTGGGTCAGTTATACATTCGGTTATACAAGAAGAAGTGTAGGAAATATCTCTTATTTTCCACGCTATGATAGAAGGCATAATCTAAATATTGTTTTCGGATTTGTTCTACCGAAGTCAATTCCGTTATTAAAAAATGGCAAACTTGATTTACGCTGGTATCTGGGAACGGGACTACCTTATGCCCTGGAGATAGCACGATATCGGATATTTTTTGGATGGGAGAATGACACGCTTAATGAGTATCCAGTTTACTGGTGGCAGTATATAAAAGGCAGCCGGGACGCCTACAGACTTCCAATTTCCCACAGACTCGACCTGCATTACGAAAAAGAAATTAAAATCTTCGGATTGAATGGTGGGTGGTATCTGGACATTATTAATCTTTATGCACGAAAGAATGTACTTTTCTATGATTATGAATATTTTGATTACAACACCGGGCAGGAATATGACCCACCGAGAAGGGTTGGCTATTCAATCCCACCGATTGCGATTCCCATACCTTCTTTTGGATTTAATGTGAGGTTTTGAAAAAATTATTATGATAATTTGAGGGCGAAAAACGGCGGAAAAAGGGCTAAAGATGGCTAAAGGGCAGAGAGGCAGGAGAAGGCAGGATATGACAAATATATTTGGTTTCGGTGGACGGTTAAGAAAAGCGAAACTGTTTGGAATATTGATTCTGTTTATTTTTTTATTCTGTCAAAAGTATAATGAAGAATTTGAACCGCAATTAAATGTTTTTTGTATTCTCAAAAATAATCGTCCATATCAAAAAGTAGTCGTTGATAGAATCTATGGAATGGACGAGAAATCAATTTATGACCTTGAAGATGTGCAGGTGATTCTTTCGGGAAACGGGATATGTGATACACTCGTTGAAGACTCAATCTTGGGAGTATTTGTAACGCGTGATACTTTTCCTGTTGTTCACAGCCAGACCTATCATTTGCAGGTTTCTGCGAAGGGGTTTGATACCATCAGAGGTGTGACTACTGTACCTGATTCATTCGAGATAATCTTTCCCGAAGATGGTGATACAGTTCAATTGTTGGACACAATGATAATTAAATGGAAGAATCGCCATCAATGGGTACGATTAGAGCTATATTATCAGGATTCGCTACTATGCTGGAATTTTTACGGTATGGTTGGAGATACAATTTTGGAGCTGCCTTTCTGGTCTTGCCTTTATGACACAGGATATTATCGGTTGATGGTAGGGGTCTACGATAGCAATTATGTCAATTACAACATAGATGCATCCAAACTTCAGTGCGGAATTGAAAATGGGATTGGGTTGTTTGGAAGTGCTTTTATGCTTGAAGCCGAATTTTATTATCAATAAGAGGCTTTCGTTTTAATATTTCAAGACTTAAGTCTAAATTTTCACCCTTGACATTTGCAAAATATTGATTAATATCTATAATAGTAAAAGGGATAGTTCTGCGGTTATTATTAGGTTTAAACCTCGATATACCAGGGAAGGCCGAAAGGGGGTTCTATGGCTAAAATCCTGGTTTTAAGAAAGGGAGCGTTGGTATTCCTGCTCCCGGGGTTATTAATATCTTTATGGGCTGAATGGCTACCCTTTGGTACCGAACAAATACCAAAAAAGACCGCAATAGAATTGCTCTCCGCCAATGAAAACTCAGTCCAACTAAATATAAAAGTATTTGGCGCCGAAGTTTCCGAATATGATGCAACCAAGCTAACATACACTGGAAAAGAAGTCTTTGCATTATTAAAAATAGACGAATACGCTTTTATTGGTGAAATTGGTAAACCCAATTTGCCGATGGTAACTGCTGTTGTAGATGTTCCTCACAGGGCAGAGATTCGGGTAGAGGTGATTTCATTTAAGTATAGTGAATTTGATTTAATGGCACTTGGAATTGATAAAAGAATTGCACCAGCACTTCCGAGCGTGATTAAAAAACCCAATGCTAAAGCCGAATTTATTTTGGATGAAAAAACTTATTCTACCGATGCCTATTATCCAGATAAAATTGCCGATATCTACGAAGGCGATGGAGGATTAGCCCGTGGTCACCGGCTGGCAACCTTGAGGGTTTATCCAATCCATTACAATCCGGTAACAGGAAGAATCCGGGTTTATACCAATATCACCGTTAGAGTGAATTTTATCGGGGGCGACATCCTGGAGACGCAAAGAGTAATCGCGAAAGATTTTTCTCCAGTCTGGGAAGAATTTATCAAAAGGATGGTTATAAACTATCCGGAATATCTTAGAGGCGTTCCGCCGTTACCGGTATATTATGATATCTTTTACAATGGTCAAGCCCAGACCGTTGCCAACAAACTTGCCCAGTGGAAAAAGAAAAAGGGATATAAAGTACGGATGTGGAATGCCGGAGGATGGACTGCCTCGGCAATAAACGATACGATAAGATCCCAGAATCCATTGGCAACTTTCTTGGTAATAATGGGCGACCCGAATTCAAGTTCTATCGCCTTACCACCTTCTGAAACCGGTTCATCGTCTGGTGACCAGACTGATTTATATTATGCAGAGGTAAATGAAGGAAATACCTATCTCCCCGATATGTTCTATGCGCGTATATCGATTCTTGATACAATTCAAGGAAATACAGTGGTCAATAAGGCAATCCGCTGGGAGCATGCGAACTTCGGTTCTGCAGGTTATGCTTGGCTAAAAAAGGCATGCTTTATTGCTGGTTATGATGCAAATTATCAGAGCGTCGGGATGGCAACAAACTGGTATTGTAGAAATCTCCTTGTCCCTTACGGGTACCAAGTGGATACCCTTGTTTATGCAAGCGGTGAGCAGGAAGGCAG from candidate division WOR-3 bacterium encodes:
- a CDS encoding T9SS type A sorting domain-containing protein, whose product is MKNILCVMLISAGLCLAQDIHICVDSSANGYTLFLQNHESISYSPLLDTILIVDRGFVNSNYLNTTCTSGNLSNFATELTYQGQLGPARYPTAIAGVGLYISFPFLISGAWGGMGAQKITGSPVDVGNGDLDVHKVIGKQLPDSNLIFIGLTINNAILAYTWNKDLTQLIASTSIATNASYVGCDCNGGTFCIFYRSLSDSSIYYRTTIDGINWAPPQQWSIPLADSLSIGYMQMALTDNGEPRIVFDAYSESDNTNRIYVSYASGVSPALLVCLRDTICFYPTIATGGNYCAVLYCRSRNMGSGPANWWDFYMVWSSDNGITWGQPINCTQSLTYNPGLPQLAKRIDTLRMRAYYIYLAHIGNNDDPYWTLLYGTPTSCRIYLGVKTYTGIKEISQSAIRNPKLEVYPNPFKNHCVIKFQIPYNSTIFNPRSKILLKIYDVSGRVVKSFNPVSSLQNQVSSIIWDGCDNYGCRMPAGIYFVKLKTGDYALAEKMLLVR
- a CDS encoding TonB-dependent receptor; this translates as MNRISVVLFLTTILTYPAEYGTIKGFVSDAENGEKLSYADVILKNTTMGTSTDEKGYYYISRIPEGKYTVVFSYLGYEPVLKEIEIKSRQVLTLNVELKPSAIEMPGVVVSAERERFEKSVEVSHITFTQREIKSVPGLFESDLIKTLQLMPGVIGMHDLSSKLYVRGGSPDENLVLLDGIIIYNPTTHLFGLFSTFQPDAVKEAELYAGGFPAKYGDRLSAVLDVTTKEGNSKKYEGNASVGLITSKLLFEGPIPKGSFLFSGRRTYFDALIWGYAHIFNKDIELPYYFYDGVGKVNYNPSSENRFTITGFGGADVISFSGGGPPSDKVDLIWGNRGISGKWRRVFSPKLYGEILGVWSNFFTDLRYIVYYDSTANLRLYEKIQSLTGKCDFSYIYSEQHTLDFGFQEENLGVKQHWEVEEGTFGPPKQSSNLVAVYLQDKWQVIKPILYIQPGIRLIYYNQGNRFLYNPRLGMKYRYRENSALNVSMGKYNQCLITINSQESYFSIFDFWRPVDSTHHPPVGYHFIAGIERWLGEGTNFNIEGYYKKYYNLLIPREEDMFFSVPTESLRVGNGYATGVDIFLKKSFKDYFGWVSYTFGYTRRSVGNISYFPRYDRRHNLNIVFGFVLPKSIPLLKNGKLDLRWYLGTGLPYALEIARYRIFFGWENDTLNEYPVYWWQYIKGSRDAYRLPISHRLDLHYEKEIKIFGLNGGWYLDIINLYARKNVLFYDYEYFDYNTGQEYDPPRRVGYSIPPIAIPIPSFGFNVRF
- a CDS encoding DUF4249 family protein produces the protein MTNIFGFGGRLRKAKLFGILILFIFLFCQKYNEEFEPQLNVFCILKNNRPYQKVVVDRIYGMDEKSIYDLEDVQVILSGNGICDTLVEDSILGVFVTRDTFPVVHSQTYHLQVSAKGFDTIRGVTTVPDSFEIIFPEDGDTVQLLDTMIIKWKNRHQWVRLELYYQDSLLCWNFYGMVGDTILELPFWSCLYDTGYYRLMVGVYDSNYVNYNIDASKLQCGIENGIGLFGSAFMLEAEFYYQ
- a CDS encoding C25 family cysteine peptidase, with the protein product MAKILVLRKGALVFLLPGLLISLWAEWLPFGTEQIPKKTAIELLSANENSVQLNIKVFGAEVSEYDATKLTYTGKEVFALLKIDEYAFIGEIGKPNLPMVTAVVDVPHRAEIRVEVISFKYSEFDLMALGIDKRIAPALPSVIKKPNAKAEFILDEKTYSTDAYYPDKIADIYEGDGGLARGHRLATLRVYPIHYNPVTGRIRVYTNITVRVNFIGGDILETQRVIAKDFSPVWEEFIKRMVINYPEYLRGVPPLPVYYDIFYNGQAQTVANKLAQWKKKKGYKVRMWNAGGWTASAINDTIRSQNPLATFLVIMGDPNSSSIALPPSETGSSSGDQTDLYYAEVNEGNTYLPDMFYARISILDTIQGNTVVNKAIRWEHANFGSAGYAWLKKACFIAGYDANYQSVGMATNWYCRNLLVPYGYQVDTLVYASGEQEGRVVAQINAGRAWVVYTAHGGQTEWWVGYSGDFNVTELTNLTNNLDMYCFPAGHCCLTGDYQYSTNCFGETWDRLSGKGGICYFGSVPSTYWNEDDWLQRRYFDAIYTDSIPGRLYETGRFTQWGLYWIENHTSSSLKRYYFEAYHLFNDPSLDFWTDIPQNMTVSHNAVVFPGSQQFTVTVTGGGNPLRDALVCCWIKTQVPEVHVSAYTNASGVAILNINPTTPGDTMYITVTKHNYFPYEGYAIVTAPSGPYIVLGRTIINDSGGNGQVNPGETVNLGIYGKNVGVATAQGVYGKLTESDPYVSISIDSSWYGNIPANDSVLGSPYYRFTVANNCPNNYSVNFTLTFKDASNNTWTSNPVVTVY